CTCGAGCGGGCGTTTCGTTTCCGGAGGGGGCGCCGTCTCCTCCGGGTGATCCTTCGAACGGGGGAAGTAGCAACGGAAGGTGGTCCCGGTTCCCGGCTCGCTGTCGAGCGTGATCCATCCCTCGTGCTGCTTGACGATCCCGTACACGGTGGAAAGCCCGAGCCCCGTCCCGCGCCCGAGCCCCTTGGTCGTGAAGAAAGGCTCGAAGACCCGTCGCTGCGTCGCCACGTCCATCCCGGCGCCGTTGTCGGCGATCGAGAGGACGATGTATTCCCCCTTGCGCGCATACGGGTAGACCCGGCAATACTCCTCCCCGATCACGACGTTCTCGGCGCGCACCCAAATCGACTTCCCCTCCGCTTCCCGCCCCCCCCCCTTCCCGTCCTCCAGTTGCTCCATGATCGCGTCCCGGGCGTTGATGCACAGGTTCATCAGCACCTGGTGCACCTGGCTGGAATCCGCCTGGGCGAGCCAGAGATCGTCGGCTGCGGATACCGACACGCGGATCCGTCTGTCGATCGTCTGGGAGGAGAGTTGGACCACCTCGTGCACCACCCGATTCACGTCCATCGCCCGCCGTTCGATCGGAGTGCGACGGGAAAATTCCAGCAACTGCCGGATCAGGCGAGCCGCCCTTTCCGACGCCTGGATCGAATCCTCGATCGATTTGACCGCCGCCGAGCTCGGCGGGACGATCTCCCGGGCGAGGTCGAGATTTCCCAGGATCCCGGTCAGGATGTTGTTGAAATCGTGTGCGATCCCTCCCGCCAGGGTACCCACCGCTTCCATTTTCTGCATGGTGACGATCGACAGTTCGAACCGGCGCCTCTCCGTGACGTCGGTCCCCGCCGCGATGATCGACCGCACCGTCCCGCCCGGGCCCGGGATCGTCGCATAGTTCCAAACCACCACCCGCTCTTCCCCCGATTTCGTCCGAATCGGGGTTTCCGGCGACGGCAGGATCTGTCCGTCCTGGATCCGCTCGAAGGTGCGCTCGTGGAAATCGCGGGCCGACTCCGACAGGAGGAAATCGGTCATTTTCCGCCCGATCGCCTCGGCCGCCGGGTAGCCGGTCACCTCCTCGCACTGGCGGTTGAACAGGAGGATCTTCCCGTCGGGACCGAGCTGGAGCACCATCATGCCGGCGACATCGAGAACCTTGGCGGAGAAATCGCGCTCCTTCCGGAGTTCCTCGAGGGTTTGCATCCGGAGGGTGACGTCGCGGAAGATGAGCATGCCGAGCGGTCCGGTCATCGCCCGCTCCCATTCCTCGGTCCGGCCCGACCGCGGGATCCAGGACGCCGCGATCTCTCCCTCGAACAGCGAATCGTCCTTCTGCCGCATTTCGGTGATCACGACATCTTCCCGGTCGCCCCCTTCGGGCTGGAACAGGTGGGAAGGAACCGGAAGGTGTCCCGTCCCGGGGAACAGCACGGCGGGATTCTTCCCCACCAGTTCCTCCGGGGAGGAATACCCGAGCATCCGGACCGCCGCAGGGTTGACCCGCACGATCGCCCCGCCGCGGACGAGAACCACTCCGTCCCGCTGCAACTGGAAAAGCTCTCCGTACGATTTTTTCGCGCAGACGAAAAGCTCGTGACGCCTGGCGCTGAACACGGCGGTCCCCACACGACACGCCATCGCCGCGATCGCCCCCGTCTCCAGGCTGTCGAAGGCGTTCTTCCGCCCGCTGCCGATGGAGAGCACCAGGGGGGACGATTTTTTCACATCGATCCGGACGGAGGCGAAGCTTAGGATCCCGTGTTTCGCGGCGGCACTCCTCCAGGGCGCGGTTCCCGGATCGTCGGGTACGCAATTCACCACGCACGCCTCCCCGGAGCGGACAGCCACCCCGGGGGGGCAGTCCCCTTCCGGGGTTTGATCCCAGCGAAGCGGGACCTCCGACAGGAACCCCTGTCCCTCTCCCGCGCTTTTCCCCCGGCTCACCGAACCGTCGGGCTCCGCGGTCCCGATCCATACCAGACGATACCCGTTCCCCTGCGCGAGCCCGTCGCACACCACGGACAGGATCTTCTCCTCGTCGAGCACGCCGATCAACGCCCGGTCCACATCCACGATCTGATGGAACCGGCTCTCCAGCCTCTCTTTGAGGAGGTACCACCGCTCCGTGAGGGCGAATCCGATCCCCAGCAGAAAGGAAACGGCGAACTCGATCACCTGGACCGCGAAGTCGAAGGATGCAGGGTCGGGGTCTTGCGCATACAGGCGGAGAGAGTCGATCCGCATCCCCCCCACGATGAGGAGTGCGCCGGATACGAGAAGCCATGGCGCTCCCAGACGGCGGCGGAAAACGAACCGGATCGACAGGAACGCCGCGAGAAACTGAAACGCCACGGAACAGACAAGCAATGCGGCCAAACCGCTTCCTCCCGTAAGGAACGGCCCCGTCATTTCCCCGGCCGTTTCCCTATCCTCTTCGGCAGGATTCCGGAAAAAATTTGGCTGTTTTTCGCCCCGATGCGAACGCCTTCCCTCGCCGAAGAATCCGGAACGGAAGGACGGCGCCGCGATTCCCGCCGCCCGTTTGCGCGTCTCCCGCGAAACCTTTATGCTGGGAACCGCACCGAAAAACCACAGGAACGAACTTGCGCGCGAGGGGGGAGCCATGGGACAGATCGTACACACGTCGCGGATCGTCATCACGAGGGAGAAAGGGCCTACCCGAAAGGCGTTGATCGAGGGGTTCGCCGAGCCGGTCTATTACGGCGTCCACGGGGGGATCAAGAACTTCTACAAGGTGGATCCCGAAAAGGAGCATGCCGCCACCCTCGACCACATCGTCGGGGCGGTCGGCGGCTGAATGATGGGGACACTGGCCACGGTGCTGGCCGGAAGGAAGATCCCCACGTACGGCGACAGGTTCCGGGCGGATGTCGAAGGGGACATCGAGGACGTGGGAGGGATATTGAAGATCACCAGGATCCGGGTCCGATACACCATGAAAGTCCCCCCGGGGAAAACGGAGGAGGCCAGGCAGGCGCTCGGCGAATACCTCGTGAAATGCCCCGGGGCGATGAGCGTTCAGGGGGCCATCGAGCTTATCGATTCGGCCGAAATCACGGAACTGGAAGCGTAACGGTTCGGCCAGGAGAGGTGGATGAAAGCCGCCGTCTGCGAAGCTTTTGGGAAACCGCTCGCCATCAAGGACGTGCCGGAGCCGTCCGTCGGCCCGGATGAGGTCCTGATCCGGATGAAAGGGTGCGGTGTGTGCCACAGCGACCTGCACCTGGTGGACGGGGACTGGGCCGACTGGGGAACCCCTCTCCCGATCATTCCCGGCCACGAGGTCACCGGGGTGGTCGAAAAAGCGGGGGAGCAGGTGGCCGGCCTGAAGCCGGGCGACCGCGTGGGGGTCCCGTGGATGCAGTACGCCTGCGGACGGTGCCCCGCCTGCCGGTCCGGCGCCGAGATGCTTTGCCCGGCCCAGAAGAGCACGGGGGTGACCGTGCACGGAGGGTACGCGGAGTGGGTCAAGGCGCCCGCCGCCTTCACCCACCGGATCCCGGAGGGGCTGGATCTCGTGGACGCGGCGCCGCTCCTGTGCGCCGGGATCACGGTCTTCTCGCCGCTGCGCAGGGCGGGGAACCTGGCCGGGAAAACGGT
The DNA window shown above is from Candidatus Deferrimicrobiaceae bacterium and carries:
- a CDS encoding PAS domain S-box protein, whose protein sequence is MAFQFLAAFLSIRFVFRRRLGAPWLLVSGALLIVGGMRIDSLRLYAQDPDPASFDFAVQVIEFAVSFLLGIGFALTERWYLLKERLESRFHQIVDVDRALIGVLDEEKILSVVCDGLAQGNGYRLVWIGTAEPDGSVSRGKSAGEGQGFLSEVPLRWDQTPEGDCPPGVAVRSGEACVVNCVPDDPGTAPWRSAAAKHGILSFASVRIDVKKSSPLVLSIGSGRKNAFDSLETGAIAAMACRVGTAVFSARRHELFVCAKKSYGELFQLQRDGVVLVRGGAIVRVNPAAVRMLGYSSPEELVGKNPAVLFPGTGHLPVPSHLFQPEGGDREDVVITEMRQKDDSLFEGEIAASWIPRSGRTEEWERAMTGPLGMLIFRDVTLRMQTLEELRKERDFSAKVLDVAGMMVLQLGPDGKILLFNRQCEEVTGYPAAEAIGRKMTDFLLSESARDFHERTFERIQDGQILPSPETPIRTKSGEERVVVWNYATIPGPGGTVRSIIAAGTDVTERRRFELSIVTMQKMEAVGTLAGGIAHDFNNILTGILGNLDLAREIVPPSSAAVKSIEDSIQASERAARLIRQLLEFSRRTPIERRAMDVNRVVHEVVQLSSQTIDRRIRVSVSAADDLWLAQADSSQVHQVLMNLCINARDAIMEQLEDGKGGGREAEGKSIWVRAENVVIGEEYCRVYPYARKGEYIVLSIADNGAGMDVATQRRVFEPFFTTKGLGRGTGLGLSTVYGIVKQHEGWITLDSEPGTGTTFRCYFPRSKDHPEETAPPPETKRPLEGKETILFVDDEEMIRDLGMQILSMHGYRVLTAGDGKQAIDMYCAGKDSIDLVLLDLTMPHMSGMEVLGRIREIDNRAKVVLSSGYRADEAGSLISFPGASAFLAKPYRADTLTRVVRDVLDEPPS
- a CDS encoding alcohol dehydrogenase catalytic domain-containing protein, which codes for MKAAVCEAFGKPLAIKDVPEPSVGPDEVLIRMKGCGVCHSDLHLVDGDWADWGTPLPIIPGHEVTGVVEKAGEQVAGLKPGDRVGVPWMQYACGRCPACRSGAEMLCPAQKSTGVTVHGGYAEWVKAPAAFTHRIPEGLDLVDAAPLLCAGITVFSPLRRAGNLAGKTVAVAGIGGLGHLGVRMASAMGAHVVAITRGEEKKGMAQELGAHEVIDSAKEKAGRQLARMGGADLILITGISARLFEECIPGLGPNGTLVVVAAIAEPAKVIPAALLMGQKRIAGSLIGTRDDMDAMLTFAADHGIAPIVERHPLSTVNDVLERMRQGKIRLRAVLTP